The Dehalogenimonas sp. 4OHTPN genome window below encodes:
- the alaS gene encoding alanine--tRNA ligase, with amino-acid sequence MSFTGDQLRTLYLEYFAEKAHKILPSSSLIPHGDPTLLLTTAGMVQFKPYFLGKEKPPAPRLTTCQKCFRTTDIDSVGDASHLTFFEMLGNFSIGDYFKQEAIDFAWEFVTERLKIPSERLWTTVYLDDDEAVKLWQAKGVPDNRIVRLGEKDNFWGPAGDSGPCGPCSEIHYDFGEAAGCGEPGCCGPACKCGRFCEIWNLVFVQYDQDKSGARIPLKNPSIDTGMGLERLTTIMQGKSGVYQTDRFDYLLDKVANVSGKKYGAGGETDRAMRIVAEHSRSITFLIADGVIPSNEGRGYVLRRLLRRTALFGRMLGLEKPFMVPLVETVIDRMAPVYPELSVRRGFITELVAREESRFAETLFTGMQILDEMMASEEAQLKRKITGTQAFKLYDTYGFPLDLTAEIASSNGFEVDAEGFDHEMERQREKARGAHKFALNENINISESIIIVKRKQTCFTGYDTLVQQAVVDGILVNNSSADAIREGEEGGIILDKTPFYAEMGGQVGDTGELVSGESLFVVTDTLPLSPGVFLHQGYVSRGHIGIGDEVSARVNVQRRSDIARNHTATHLLQAALREVLGGHVQQRGSVVGPDRLRFDFSHLKAVTSEEIARVEDIVNERIRENHSVAAVETGYQEALKSGVTALFGEKYGEKVRVLSIGADTHVSAELCGGTHIKATGEIGFFKVVSESSVGAGLRRIEAVTGRGAAVYFRDQVRSFHERLEKFQAEVEAGKNTIAALQRDLAKKDALALLTSARAIPGGKLLVASVAEAGIETLREMADLLRDRLGSAVVVLGSVAGEKPVFVAAVTQDLVAKGYHAGNIIKRLSEIAGGGGGGRPNLAQGGGRDASKLSAALEAVEEFIR; translated from the coding sequence ATGTCCTTTACCGGTGACCAGCTCCGCACGCTTTACCTTGAGTATTTTGCCGAGAAAGCCCACAAGATACTGCCTTCCTCGTCCCTGATTCCTCACGGCGACCCCACCCTGCTCCTGACCACCGCCGGCATGGTGCAGTTCAAGCCCTACTTCCTGGGCAAGGAAAAGCCGCCGGCGCCGCGCCTGACCACCTGCCAGAAGTGCTTCCGCACCACCGACATCGATTCGGTTGGCGACGCCTCGCACCTGACCTTCTTCGAGATGCTGGGCAATTTTTCCATCGGCGACTATTTCAAGCAAGAAGCCATCGACTTCGCCTGGGAGTTCGTCACCGAGCGCCTCAAAATCCCGTCCGAGCGTTTATGGACCACCGTCTACCTCGACGACGACGAGGCGGTGAAGCTCTGGCAGGCCAAGGGCGTACCGGACAACCGCATTGTGCGGCTGGGGGAGAAAGACAATTTCTGGGGCCCTGCCGGCGACTCCGGCCCCTGCGGCCCATGTTCCGAGATCCACTACGACTTCGGCGAGGCCGCCGGTTGCGGCGAGCCCGGCTGCTGCGGCCCGGCCTGCAAATGCGGCCGCTTCTGCGAGATCTGGAACTTGGTTTTCGTCCAGTACGACCAGGACAAGTCCGGCGCCCGCATCCCGCTAAAGAACCCCAGCATCGACACCGGCATGGGCCTGGAACGACTGACGACCATCATGCAGGGCAAGTCCGGCGTCTACCAGACCGACCGCTTCGACTACCTGCTCGATAAGGTAGCCAACGTCTCGGGGAAAAAATACGGCGCCGGCGGCGAAACCGACCGGGCCATGCGCATCGTCGCTGAGCACTCCCGCAGCATCACCTTCCTCATCGCCGACGGTGTCATCCCGTCTAATGAAGGCCGCGGCTACGTGCTGCGGCGCCTGCTGCGGCGCACCGCCCTGTTCGGGCGGATGCTGGGCCTGGAAAAGCCTTTCATGGTGCCGCTGGTCGAGACGGTCATCGACCGCATGGCGCCCGTTTACCCTGAGCTTTCAGTCCGTCGCGGCTTCATCACCGAGCTGGTAGCCCGCGAGGAGTCCCGCTTCGCCGAGACCCTTTTCACCGGCATGCAAATCCTCGATGAAATGATGGCCTCGGAGGAAGCACAACTCAAGCGGAAGATCACCGGTACCCAGGCCTTCAAGCTCTACGACACCTACGGCTTCCCGCTGGATCTGACTGCGGAGATTGCCTCCAGCAACGGCTTCGAGGTTGACGCCGAAGGCTTTGACCATGAAATGGAGCGCCAACGGGAAAAGGCCAGGGGGGCACACAAGTTTGCCCTGAATGAAAATATTAATATTTCGGAGTCAATCATCATTGTCAAGAGGAAACAGACCTGCTTCACCGGCTATGACACCCTGGTGCAACAGGCGGTCGTCGACGGCATCCTGGTCAACAATTCCTCCGCCGACGCCATCCGTGAGGGCGAAGAAGGCGGCATTATCCTGGACAAGACGCCGTTTTACGCCGAGATGGGCGGCCAGGTCGGCGACACCGGCGAACTAGTTTCCGGCGAAAGCCTCTTTGTCGTCACCGATACCTTACCCTTGTCGCCCGGCGTTTTCCTGCACCAAGGCTATGTCAGCCGGGGCCATATCGGCATCGGTGACGAGGTTTCCGCCCGAGTCAACGTCCAGCGCCGCAGTGACATTGCCCGCAACCACACCGCCACCCATCTACTCCAGGCCGCCCTGCGGGAGGTTCTAGGTGGACACGTTCAGCAGCGGGGTTCGGTTGTCGGGCCGGACCGGCTGCGGTTCGACTTTTCTCATCTTAAGGCCGTCACTTCCGAAGAGATCGCTCGCGTCGAAGACATCGTAAACGAGCGCATTCGGGAAAACCATTCCGTAGCCGCCGTCGAGACCGGTTACCAGGAAGCGCTGAAGTCCGGCGTCACTGCCCTCTTCGGCGAAAAATACGGCGAGAAAGTGCGCGTCCTATCCATCGGTGCTGATACCCACGTTTCCGCCGAGTTGTGCGGCGGCACCCACATCAAAGCCACAGGCGAGATTGGCTTCTTTAAGGTCGTTTCCGAATCATCCGTCGGCGCCGGCCTCCGCCGCATCGAGGCGGTCACCGGCCGCGGTGCGGCGGTTTATTTCAGGGATCAGGTCAGGTCCTTCCACGAGCGTCTTGAAAAATTCCAGGCCGAGGTTGAGGCCGGGAAAAACACCATCGCCGCGCTGCAAAGGGACCTGGCTAAAAAAGACGCATTAGCGCTTTTGACCTCAGCTAGAGCCATTCCCGGCGGTAAACTCCTCGTCGCCTCGGTTGCCGAGGCAGGCATCGAGACTCTCCGCGAAATGGCCGACCTGCTGCGCGATAGGCTGGGCTCGGCGGTTGTCGTTCTCGGCTCGGTCGCCGGGGAAAAACCGGTATTCGTCGCCGCGGTGACCCAGGACCTGGTGGCTAAAGGGTATCACGCCGGCAACATCATTAAGCGTCTTTCGGAAATCGCCGGCGGCGGCGGAGGGGGCCGTCCCAACCTCGCTCAGGGGGGCGGTCGGGATGCCTCGAAGCTTTCCGCTGCTCTCGAGGCGGTTGAAGAGTTCATCAGATAA
- a CDS encoding UTP--glucose-1-phosphate uridylyltransferase → MKKAVIVAAGAGTRFLPITKAIPKEMLPLLSRPLIHYIVEEITASGISEVVFVIAKGKEVIADYFLPAPELEALLEAKGDLIHLEDIKALPQMSHFSRVYQSAPLGLGHAIAAARSAVGDEPFGVVLPDDIIDSTTPALQQMLDVYRRHPGSILLVEKCGADEVHRYGVIEGETIGRGIYRVSGLVEKPKAEEAPSNLAVIGRYILEPDVFGAIAATPPGYGGEIQLTDALRLLLKTRPVYACELKGTRYDTGEPGGWLLANKAWAEKGGKH, encoded by the coding sequence GTGAAAAAGGCTGTTATCGTTGCCGCTGGTGCCGGTACTCGTTTCCTGCCTATTACAAAAGCCATTCCTAAAGAAATGCTGCCGCTCCTGTCCCGGCCGCTCATCCACTATATCGTTGAAGAGATAACCGCTTCGGGCATCAGTGAAGTAGTATTCGTTATTGCTAAGGGCAAAGAGGTTATCGCCGATTATTTTCTACCAGCTCCGGAACTGGAGGCACTGCTGGAAGCCAAGGGCGATCTGATACACCTCGAAGATATTAAAGCCCTGCCGCAAATGTCCCATTTCAGCCGGGTATATCAATCCGCCCCGCTCGGCCTTGGCCACGCCATCGCCGCCGCCCGAAGCGCTGTCGGTGACGAGCCTTTCGGCGTGGTCCTGCCGGATGATATTATCGATTCAACAACCCCGGCGCTCCAGCAAATGCTGGATGTTTACCGGCGCCACCCAGGCAGCATCCTACTTGTTGAAAAATGCGGAGCTGACGAGGTACATAGGTACGGAGTGATTGAAGGAGAAACCATCGGGCGGGGGATATACCGGGTAAGCGGGCTGGTGGAAAAACCGAAAGCAGAAGAAGCTCCTTCCAATCTGGCGGTCATCGGGCGATATATCCTAGAGCCGGATGTCTTCGGGGCTATTGCGGCCACACCACCGGGCTATGGCGGCGAGATACAGCTTACCGACGCTTTGAGGCTGCTCTTGAAGACCCGGCCGGTGTATGCCTGCGAGCTTAAGGGCACTCGCTACGACACCGGCGAGCCAGGCGGCTGGCTCCTGGCCAACAAAGCCTGGGCTGAGAAGGGGGGCAAACACTAG
- a CDS encoding homocitrate synthase, giving the protein MPKIYIIDVTNRDGVQTAKLGLSKLEKTMINLYLSEMGVFQSEFGFPTTRHETNYLRANLRLAELGVISPLRLEGWLRAISSDVELGFKMVPGLKHVNLSISTSRQMIDGKFKGKKSRKDIINEMTAAVDTAYRLGAETVGVNAEDASRTDIDYLIEYGQAAKAHGAIRLRYCDTLGYDDPFSIYEAGQALAKGVALPIELHCHGDLGMAVANSVAGARGVIDGGQDAYINTTLNGIGERAGNADLVATVLALTKSKSFAGKYELGQPIDLTKSWKIAKFASYAFGVPIPINQPGVGANAFAHESGIHADGVLKDPHNYELYGFEELGRGDPEMVETGREICAGEYSGISGFSHIMGERMSWHFKDKEEAQEILELVRYANVLSHKPLVEDELLFIARYPHTAKRLLTMTPLGSAEPDPILGTDSRL; this is encoded by the coding sequence ATGCCAAAAATATACATAATCGATGTCACCAACCGCGACGGCGTTCAGACAGCCAAGCTGGGTTTATCTAAACTGGAAAAGACCATGATCAACCTCTATCTTTCTGAGATGGGCGTTTTTCAGTCGGAGTTCGGTTTCCCCACAACCAGGCACGAGACCAACTACCTCCGCGCCAATCTGCGCCTCGCCGAGCTGGGAGTCATCAGCCCGCTGCGGCTGGAGGGCTGGCTGCGGGCTATCTCTTCCGATGTCGAGCTGGGCTTCAAGATGGTACCGGGCTTGAAGCATGTGAACCTATCTATTTCTACCTCACGCCAGATGATTGACGGCAAATTCAAAGGCAAAAAGAGCCGCAAGGACATCATTAACGAGATGACCGCCGCGGTCGACACTGCCTACAGGCTAGGCGCGGAAACCGTCGGTGTCAACGCCGAGGACGCCTCCCGAACCGACATCGACTATCTAATCGAATATGGGCAGGCTGCCAAGGCGCACGGCGCGATCCGCTTGCGCTACTGTGACACCCTGGGATATGACGACCCGTTTTCAATATATGAAGCCGGGCAGGCACTGGCCAAAGGCGTTGCCTTGCCCATCGAGCTACACTGCCATGGAGACCTGGGGATGGCGGTAGCCAACTCCGTAGCAGGCGCCCGAGGTGTCATCGACGGGGGCCAGGATGCCTACATCAACACAACCCTGAACGGCATTGGCGAGCGTGCCGGCAATGCCGATCTGGTGGCCACGGTACTAGCCCTCACCAAGAGTAAAAGCTTTGCCGGTAAATATGAGCTTGGGCAGCCTATTGACCTGACCAAGAGCTGGAAAATTGCCAAATTCGCCTCTTATGCTTTTGGGGTACCAATCCCCATCAATCAGCCAGGTGTCGGCGCCAACGCCTTCGCCCACGAGTCCGGCATCCACGCCGACGGAGTGCTTAAAGATCCCCACAACTACGAGCTTTACGGCTTCGAGGAACTGGGCCGCGGCGACCCCGAGATGGTGGAGACAGGGCGGGAGATCTGTGCTGGGGAATATTCGGGCATCTCAGGCTTTTCCCATATCATGGGAGAGCGTATGTCCTGGCATTTCAAAGATAAAGAAGAAGCTCAGGAGATCCTGGAACTGGTTCGCTACGCCAACGTGCTGTCACACAAGCCGCTTGTGGAGGATGAATTACTGTTTATCGCCCGTTACCCTCACACAGCGAAACGTCTTCTCACCATGACGCCCCTGGGTTCCGCCGAACCGGATCCCATTCTAGGCACGGATTCCAGGCTCTAG
- a CDS encoding MBL fold metallo-hydrolase, translated as MTQSHGDSIIFLGTGGARIMVAHQILASGGLWLSLSGQNVLVDPGPGCIVQVNKRKLRAETLDAVLLSHRHLDHSGDVNVMIEAMTGGGFRGRGRFYAPADAFGPEPVMFSYLKKYLEEVIVLEEGGKYALDGLKFETPLKHRHPVETYGIVFHSGGKSITYITDTRYFDGLVNAYKESDLLIINVVLTEPRPTIDHLTLADAEKIIAGIKPKAAILTHFGMNVWRAHPWEAAAAISERTGIPVTAARDGMVFQLSNLDTDIN; from the coding sequence ATGACACAATCCCACGGCGACTCCATTATCTTCCTCGGTACCGGCGGCGCCCGTATCATGGTGGCCCACCAGATACTGGCATCCGGCGGCCTGTGGCTTTCGCTCTCAGGCCAGAACGTGCTCGTTGACCCCGGCCCCGGCTGCATCGTCCAGGTCAACAAGCGTAAGCTGCGGGCGGAAACCCTGGATGCGGTGCTCCTATCCCACCGCCATTTGGACCACTCCGGCGACGTCAATGTCATGATCGAGGCTATGACTGGCGGCGGCTTCCGCGGCAGGGGCAGGTTCTACGCCCCGGCTGACGCCTTCGGCCCGGAGCCCGTGATGTTCTCCTACCTCAAGAAGTACCTGGAGGAGGTCATCGTTCTCGAAGAGGGCGGCAAGTACGCTCTTGACGGTCTGAAGTTCGAGACGCCGCTTAAGCACCGTCACCCGGTGGAGACCTACGGCATCGTCTTTCATTCAGGCGGCAAATCGATAACCTACATCACCGACACCCGCTACTTCGACGGCTTGGTCAATGCCTACAAAGAGTCTGACCTTCTCATTATCAATGTGGTGCTGACCGAGCCGCGCCCGACCATTGATCATCTCACGCTGGCCGACGCCGAGAAAATCATCGCCGGCATCAAACCCAAAGCCGCCATCCTGACCCACTTCGGCATGAACGTCTGGCGGGCCCACCCGTGGGAGGCCGCCGCCGCCATCTCAGAGCGGACCGGTATCCCCGTCACCGCCGCCCGCGACGGTATGGTATTTCAGCTCTCCAATCTCGATACAGATATAAATTAA
- a CDS encoding TIGR03960 family B12-binding radical SAM protein, producing the protein MAYPDSILYKVQKPARYTGAEVNAIVKDFDATAVRLALCFPDVYEVGMSNLSVPILYDIINRRPDALAERAYVPWPDMAKAIRDSGLSLLALESFRPLKDFDVVGFSLGAELAYTTMLEMLDLAGIPAWAKDRGEDSPLVVAGGASMFNPEPVADFIDCFFIGDGEEAIVEFIDIYGDWKAGGRVDGKAGLLERVAAIEGLYVPSFYEVTYRDNGTVASITPKNPIAPPAIIRRIIQKLPPPVTSPPVPYIEAVQDRGVIEISRGCVRACRFCHAGVVYRPARSRPQQEIIQAADEIIENCGYDEISLLSLSTSDYPSVDELVGKLAERYQGKNIAISLPSLRITPCSVALVESLPEKRKSGLTFAPEAASPRLQKVINKVISDEELLATAKAAFDRGWTGLKLYYMLGLPTETLDDLSTMADMLHRIYGLGRDAPGRRPQIRVSLSTFVPKAHTPFQWAAQDDEETINQKQRHLIDRVRVKGIRLSWSDAKMSLLEGALSRGDRRLSKVIYEAWKRGSVLDGWTELFSWQRWADAFTEAGLDPAFYARRTRPLGEVFPWVHIESGVTEGFLLREYRRALAGDASGDCHHAPCQACGLQELIDECAASLTHRISAGASSQPPPSAI; encoded by the coding sequence TTGGCCTACCCAGATTCCATTCTTTACAAGGTACAAAAGCCCGCCCGCTACACCGGCGCCGAGGTCAACGCCATCGTCAAGGACTTCGATGCGACCGCCGTGCGGCTGGCCCTGTGCTTCCCGGACGTCTACGAAGTGGGTATGTCCAACCTGTCGGTACCAATCCTCTATGACATAATCAACCGCCGCCCCGACGCTTTAGCCGAGCGCGCCTACGTGCCGTGGCCGGATATGGCCAAAGCGATACGCGACAGCGGGTTGAGCCTGTTGGCGCTGGAAAGCTTCCGCCCGCTGAAGGACTTCGATGTTGTCGGCTTCTCACTGGGGGCGGAGTTGGCTTACACCACCATGCTGGAGATGCTCGATTTGGCGGGCATCCCCGCCTGGGCCAAAGACCGCGGCGAGGATTCTCCGCTGGTCGTCGCCGGCGGAGCCTCGATGTTCAACCCGGAGCCCGTGGCGGACTTCATCGATTGCTTCTTCATCGGCGACGGCGAGGAAGCAATAGTGGAGTTCATCGACATTTACGGCGACTGGAAGGCCGGCGGCAGAGTCGACGGCAAGGCCGGACTGCTGGAGCGCGTCGCCGCCATCGAGGGATTGTACGTGCCTTCATTCTATGAGGTGACCTACCGCGACAATGGGACCGTCGCGTCAATTACGCCCAAAAACCCCATTGCCCCGCCCGCCATAATCCGCCGCATCATTCAGAAGTTGCCGCCACCGGTTACCAGCCCACCAGTACCTTACATTGAGGCGGTTCAGGACCGGGGCGTCATTGAGATTTCCCGGGGGTGCGTCCGCGCCTGCCGTTTCTGCCACGCCGGTGTCGTCTACCGCCCCGCCCGCAGCCGACCGCAGCAGGAGATCATCCAGGCCGCCGACGAGATCATCGAGAATTGCGGTTACGACGAAATTTCACTGTTGTCGCTCTCAACTTCCGACTACCCTAGCGTCGATGAGCTGGTGGGAAAACTTGCCGAGCGGTATCAGGGCAAGAACATCGCGATTTCACTGCCGTCGCTCCGGATTACCCCCTGCTCCGTGGCCCTGGTCGAGAGCCTGCCGGAAAAGAGAAAATCCGGCCTGACCTTCGCTCCGGAGGCTGCCTCGCCGCGATTGCAGAAGGTCATCAATAAGGTCATCTCGGATGAGGAACTGCTGGCCACCGCCAAGGCGGCTTTCGACCGCGGCTGGACCGGATTAAAGCTCTATTACATGCTCGGCCTGCCTACCGAGACCCTGGACGACCTATCGACTATGGCTGACATGCTGCACCGGATCTACGGCCTGGGTCGCGATGCCCCCGGACGCCGCCCGCAGATCAGAGTGTCCCTGTCCACTTTTGTGCCCAAAGCCCATACCCCGTTCCAATGGGCGGCCCAGGATGATGAGGAGACGATCAACCAAAAACAGCGCCACCTGATTGACCGGGTCAGGGTCAAGGGCATCCGGCTATCGTGGTCGGACGCCAAAATGAGCCTGCTCGAAGGCGCGTTATCCCGGGGCGACAGGCGGCTTTCGAAGGTGATATACGAGGCGTGGAAGCGCGGCAGCGTTCTCGATGGCTGGACCGAGCTTTTTTCGTGGCAGCGTTGGGCCGATGCCTTCACCGAGGCTGGCCTGGATCCGGCCTTCTACGCCAGGCGGACCCGACCCCTTGGCGAGGTGTTTCCATGGGTGCATATCGAGAGCGGAGTCACCGAAGGATTCCTTCTTCGGGAATACCGCCGCGCTCTGGCTGGAGATGCCTCCGGGGACTGCCACCATGCCCCCTGCCAGGCTTGCGGCCTGCAAGAATTGATTGATGAATGCGCGGCTTCGCTAACTCATCGGATTTCGGCCGGCGCATCTAGCCAGCCGCCGCCGTCCGCAATATAA
- a CDS encoding LemA family protein, with protein MKKSWIVLGAILGVVLIVGLSLAGVYNSLVARSQAIDGQWAQVETQYQRRFDLIPNLVESVKGIMIQEQTVFLALAEARTRYAGAITPQEQTDAANEVESALARLLVVMENYPELRSIEAVTTLMDELAGTENRIAVERGRYNTEVRDYNTAIKRFPVVMVAGIFGFDEREYFESFPGTDMPPRVDFS; from the coding sequence ATGAAAAAGTCGTGGATCGTTCTCGGTGCCATCCTCGGCGTGGTTCTGATTGTGGGCTTGTCGCTGGCTGGAGTCTATAACTCGCTGGTAGCTCGCAGCCAGGCGATTGACGGTCAGTGGGCACAGGTGGAGACTCAGTATCAGCGACGTTTCGACCTCATCCCCAATTTGGTGGAGTCAGTTAAGGGTATTATGATCCAGGAGCAAACGGTTTTCCTGGCATTGGCTGAGGCCCGCACCCGGTACGCCGGGGCGATTACGCCCCAGGAACAGACCGATGCCGCCAATGAAGTGGAAAGCGCTCTGGCAAGGCTCCTGGTCGTCATGGAAAATTATCCTGAACTCCGCAGCATCGAGGCGGTGACTACTTTGATGGATGAACTGGCCGGCACCGAAAACCGCATCGCCGTTGAGCGCGGCCGCTACAATACCGAGGTCCGTGATTATAACACCGCCATCAAACGCTTTCCGGTGGTGATGGTCGCCGGCATTTTCGGTTTTGATGAACGCGAATACTTTGAGAGTTTCCCCGGGACCGATATGCCGCCCCGCGTCGATTTCAGCTAG
- a CDS encoding TPM domain-containing protein — MRRIFFAVAAVGGLFLFGGAVWAQAFPPPQGFVSDFAGVIDPFDRDILESRLQSLADDNGAEVAVVTIITLDGDTIENYAVRLFEAWGIGQAETDNGVLFITAIAERKVRIEVGYGLEPVITDGRAGRILDNEVLPHFRDGDYSAGIIAGAAAIEELIHSGSPPSFIEDNPLRNIFKDKETLGIVLGIASIYMAGWMSRTRSVWLGGVWGAAVGAVLGLGLGNPWALFGLALGLGLLGLLLDIVLSRNYQSRASSGLPTTWYSSGGGFRGGSGGSGFGGFSGGASGGGGASRGW; from the coding sequence ATGAGGCGCATCTTTTTCGCCGTCGCCGCGGTGGGAGGGCTGTTCCTTTTCGGCGGTGCCGTCTGGGCCCAAGCCTTCCCGCCGCCTCAGGGATTCGTATCTGATTTCGCCGGCGTCATAGATCCCTTCGATCGCGATATTCTGGAATCCAGGCTGCAGTCGCTGGCCGATGACAACGGAGCCGAGGTGGCGGTAGTGACCATCATCACCCTGGACGGGGACACCATCGAGAACTACGCCGTGCGCCTGTTCGAGGCTTGGGGGATCGGCCAGGCTGAAACTGACAACGGCGTCCTCTTTATCACCGCCATTGCTGAGAGAAAAGTGCGCATTGAAGTCGGCTACGGACTGGAGCCGGTCATCACCGACGGGCGTGCCGGGCGAATCCTGGATAACGAAGTCCTCCCCCACTTCAGGGATGGTGACTATTCGGCCGGAATAATAGCGGGCGCCGCTGCCATTGAGGAACTAATCCATTCCGGCTCACCACCAAGCTTTATTGAAGACAATCCCCTCAGGAATATCTTTAAGGATAAGGAGACGCTCGGGATCGTTCTGGGTATTGCCAGCATCTACATGGCAGGGTGGATGTCCCGCACCAGGAGCGTCTGGCTTGGCGGAGTTTGGGGCGCTGCGGTCGGCGCAGTCCTCGGTTTAGGCTTGGGAAACCCGTGGGCGCTGTTCGGTCTTGCTCTCGGTCTTGGCCTTCTGGGACTGCTCCTGGATATCGTTTTATCCCGTAATTATCAGTCCCGAGCTTCTTCAGGGTTGCCGACTACCTGGTACTCCAGCGGCGGGGGCTTTAGAGGAGGATCGGGTGGTTCGGGTTTCGGAGGATTTTCCGGCGGCGCCTCGGGCGGCGGCGGAGCCTCCCGCGGATGGTGA